One segment of Verrucomicrobiota bacterium DNA contains the following:
- a CDS encoding 5-formyltetrahydrofolate cyclo-ligase: protein MSLEAKTELRVKLKSQLSNIPKENKAALSGSILNHFITSKLWAQTSHIMIFAPLPSEPDLLHLLPLAYQTGKTIYLPRVDGNHLKSYKISDASELKNSTLGVREPDPALHEELNPLAIDIVITPGLAFDHSGMRLGKGAGYYDRFFSESRHPLKIGCFYECQLVESVPAEKHDVAMDYLLSEKGLRKTDCDHHYTSKVPY, encoded by the coding sequence ATGTCCCTAGAAGCTAAAACAGAATTACGCGTCAAGCTCAAGAGCCAACTCAGTAATATTCCTAAGGAGAATAAAGCAGCTCTATCAGGCTCAATCCTTAATCATTTCATAACTTCTAAATTATGGGCTCAAACCAGTCACATCATGATCTTTGCACCTTTACCCTCAGAACCCGATTTATTGCATTTGCTACCACTTGCTTATCAAACAGGTAAGACTATCTATCTACCTAGAGTTGATGGGAATCATTTGAAGTCTTATAAAATTAGCGATGCATCTGAACTCAAAAACAGCACTTTGGGAGTCAGAGAGCCTGATCCTGCTTTACATGAGGAATTAAACCCACTAGCCATAGATATCGTGATAACGCCAGGGCTCGCCTTTGATCACTCCGGAATGCGCCTAGGCAAAGGAGCTGGCTACTATGATCGCTTTTTCAGTGAGTCTCGGCATCCTCTTAAAATTGGTTGCTTTTATGAATGCCAACTTGTGGAATCAGTTCCTGCCGAAAAGCATGATGTTGCTATGGATTATTTATTATCAGAAAAAGGTCTTCGAAAAACTGACTGTGATCATCATTACACTAGTAAGGTGCCGTATTAA
- a CDS encoding SDR family NAD(P)-dependent oxidoreductase, translating into MGDPKKQVALITGAGGGLGRAIATDLAKINFEIGVHYYRNKEGAFITKRILEDLGTKAHVLEADLTKPEEAIRLVHELTDNFGRLDLLVNNSGVYHMKTLSDLSFSEWQEGIHSTATTTFLMTQNCLPLLRQSNNGRIINIGDSSCDRIGARNLSISYHIGKTGVLMLTKSFAQEEAKQGVTVNMVSPGCLENSIDNPDPTKIPAGKLGAFEDITEAIRFLIKPEAGYITGSNIIASGGWNLR; encoded by the coding sequence ATGGGTGACCCGAAAAAACAGGTAGCTCTTATCACCGGAGCAGGAGGCGGATTAGGTCGCGCTATCGCAACTGATTTAGCCAAGATTAATTTTGAAATAGGCGTGCATTACTACCGCAATAAAGAAGGGGCCTTTATAACAAAAAGAATCCTAGAAGACCTGGGCACTAAGGCCCATGTGCTTGAGGCGGATTTAACAAAGCCTGAGGAAGCCATTCGCCTTGTTCATGAACTGACCGACAATTTTGGTAGGTTGGATCTACTAGTGAATAACTCTGGCGTCTATCATATGAAAACGCTTTCAGATTTAAGTTTTTCCGAATGGCAGGAAGGAATTCATTCCACAGCCACTACGACCTTCCTCATGACCCAAAACTGCCTCCCACTTTTACGCCAGTCTAATAATGGACGAATCATTAATATTGGAGATTCCAGCTGTGACCGTATCGGTGCACGCAACTTATCCATAAGTTATCACATAGGCAAAACGGGCGTCTTGATGCTAACAAAATCATTCGCTCAGGAGGAAGCCAAGCAAGGAGTAACCGTTAATATGGTCTCACCTGGTTGTCTAGAAAATAGTATAGACAACCCAGACCCTACCAAGATTCCTGCAGGCAAATTGGGGGCCTTTGAGGATATCACGGAAGCCATTCGTTTCCTGATTAAGCCTGAGGCAGGCTATATTACTGGATCTAATATCATAGCAAGCGGTGGTTGGAATCTACGCTAG
- a CDS encoding dihydropteroate synthase, whose product MLVLENLAELVGKYSEDLKSEVASFKIRQQSFDASKTQMMGVVNLSADSWYRESVCLSIDQAIQRGKRLAIEGALIIDVGAESTILNAERVSSEAQSSQLVPVIQELNEAGILVSVETYHDAVTKACLNSGAAVLNLTSSVGDESLFKTLSDYEAGVIICYVQGEHVRSVNDFILSDDHTDVLYDYFAKQIELATKCGVERIWIDPGLGFYYANLQDGKKRIQYQMKTFLETFRLRKLGWPVCHALPHAFDFFGEEVRTAESFFAVLALLGKTNLLRTHEVAKVKAVLESMECY is encoded by the coding sequence ATGTTAGTACTTGAGAATTTGGCCGAGCTAGTTGGCAAATACAGCGAAGATTTAAAGTCAGAAGTTGCCAGTTTTAAAATCAGGCAGCAATCATTTGACGCTTCTAAGACCCAAATGATGGGCGTAGTTAATCTCTCTGCAGATTCCTGGTACCGTGAGAGTGTCTGCCTCTCAATAGATCAAGCGATCCAGAGAGGAAAAAGACTAGCTATTGAAGGAGCTTTAATCATAGATGTAGGGGCAGAGTCCACCATCCTAAATGCAGAAAGAGTTAGCTCTGAAGCTCAATCGTCCCAACTGGTTCCAGTGATACAAGAATTAAATGAAGCAGGAATCTTAGTATCTGTAGAAACTTATCACGACGCGGTCACTAAAGCATGTTTAAATTCAGGCGCAGCAGTGCTAAATCTAACTTCCTCAGTGGGCGATGAATCCCTGTTTAAAACGCTATCTGATTACGAAGCGGGAGTCATCATCTGCTACGTTCAAGGTGAACATGTCCGGTCAGTCAATGATTTCATTCTCTCGGACGACCACACAGATGTGCTTTACGATTATTTTGCGAAGCAAATTGAATTGGCCACTAAGTGTGGAGTAGAGCGAATATGGATAGATCCTGGCTTAGGATTTTACTACGCCAATCTACAAGATGGAAAGAAACGTATACAATATCAGATGAAAACTTTTCTAGAAACCTTTCGCCTTCGAAAGCTAGGTTGGCCAGTATGTCATGCCCTTCCACATGCCTTTGATTTCTTTGGAGAAGAAGTACGCACTGCGGAATCATTCTTTGCTGTATTAGCTCTTTTAGGTAAAACCAATTTGTTGCGCACTCATGAGGTAGCAAAAGTGAAAGCAGTATTAGAATCTATGGAGTGCTATTAA
- the miaB gene encoding tRNA (N6-isopentenyl adenosine(37)-C2)-methylthiotransferase MiaB, whose product MPSVYIKTYGCQMNERDSEQVAQQLQSRGYTLASQVEQADVVLLNTCSVRDMAEQKAINKMEVIQNSHKRRNPQVLLGFMGCMAQSRGNELIKRLPGLDLVVGTQKYHRVADYVDRLIGIQQPNMDDLCQSQKAIVDIEAEAGSQNMIRDHAHKDTQVTAFVSIMQGCNMKCTFCIVPYTRGSERSRPIQEIVDETKKLVSKGVREVTLLGQIVNLYGRNEFERREGRSPFVQLLYALQEVEGLDRIRFTSPHPIGYKKDLVQAFGNLSKLCEHIHLPLQSGSDRLLKKMHRGYSANRYRELVNEMREVCPHIAITTDIIVGFPGETEQDYLETRKLVEDVQFDNAFIFRYSERKDTPAALMDEKVAEETKMERNKDLLAVMEEIAQRRAQEAIGETVEVLVEGPSKTKKERLSGRTRTNKIVVFEGDERHKGQLLDLKIVDATSYTFYGDPVILV is encoded by the coding sequence ATGCCTTCTGTCTATATTAAAACCTATGGATGTCAGATGAATGAGCGTGACTCTGAGCAAGTAGCTCAGCAGCTTCAATCGCGCGGCTATACTTTGGCCTCTCAAGTTGAACAGGCTGATGTGGTACTGCTAAATACTTGCTCGGTGCGAGACATGGCTGAGCAAAAAGCCATTAACAAAATGGAAGTCATTCAGAACTCTCATAAAAGACGGAATCCACAGGTGCTTCTAGGATTTATGGGTTGCATGGCTCAGAGCAGAGGAAATGAGCTTATTAAGCGCTTGCCTGGCTTAGATTTAGTAGTAGGCACCCAAAAGTATCATCGAGTAGCTGATTATGTAGATAGACTGATAGGTATTCAGCAGCCAAATATGGACGACCTTTGCCAGTCTCAAAAGGCCATTGTTGATATTGAAGCAGAAGCAGGTTCTCAGAATATGATAAGAGATCATGCGCACAAAGATACTCAAGTAACAGCATTTGTTTCCATCATGCAGGGGTGCAATATGAAATGTACGTTTTGTATAGTTCCATACACCAGAGGCAGTGAGCGGTCTCGGCCTATCCAGGAAATTGTAGATGAAACAAAAAAGTTGGTTTCCAAGGGGGTGCGTGAAGTCACCTTGCTTGGCCAAATTGTTAACCTTTACGGAAGAAATGAGTTTGAACGCAGAGAGGGTCGTTCGCCTTTTGTGCAACTCTTATATGCTTTACAAGAAGTAGAAGGGTTAGACCGGATCAGATTCACCTCTCCACATCCCATCGGGTATAAAAAGGATCTTGTTCAAGCCTTTGGAAACCTTAGCAAGTTGTGTGAGCATATTCATTTACCCCTTCAGTCTGGAAGTGATCGTTTGCTCAAAAAAATGCACAGAGGGTACAGTGCAAATCGCTATCGAGAATTAGTTAATGAAATGCGAGAGGTTTGTCCTCACATCGCGATTACTACCGACATAATCGTAGGATTTCCTGGTGAGACAGAACAAGATTATTTGGAAACTCGCAAGTTGGTTGAAGATGTGCAGTTTGATAATGCTTTTATCTTTCGCTACTCAGAGCGTAAGGATACGCCTGCAGCGCTCATGGATGAAAAGGTTGCTGAAGAAACGAAAATGGAGCGGAATAAAGATCTTTTAGCGGTTATGGAAGAAATCGCTCAACGACGAGCCCAAGAGGCTATTGGCGAAACGGTAGAGGTATTAGTGGAAGGCCCAAGTAAAACAAAAAAAGAGCGGCTTTCAGGACGCACCCGCACCAATAAGATTGTCGTTTTTGAAGGGGATGAGCGCCATAAGGGGCAGCTATTGGATCTTAAAATTGTTGATGCAACTAGCTATACATTTTATGGTGATCCAGTTATACTTGTTTGA